A genomic stretch from Clostridia bacterium includes:
- a CDS encoding DUF3846 domain-containing protein — MKGKNGIIIIRPNDEAEIVHTPVDMTLEFMQSVVGGYIEVLRLKRGLVLVMDDDGKLKANPQINRIATELARLPYDVVGTAFLCREEGEQLLPLTPEQLAGMTELLKAYRPCKVTVPKPPRSLATPRWDFQCRRWRVQTCRNGKHVNATGRTAQEAKDKLERKLELLEAGV; from the coding sequence TTGAAAGGTAAAAACGGAATTATCATCATCAGACCGAATGATGAAGCGGAGATCGTCCACACGCCCGTGGATATGACGCTCGAGTTTATGCAGAGCGTTGTCGGCGGGTATATCGAGGTGCTGCGTCTGAAGCGCGGGCTCGTGCTCGTTATGGATGATGACGGCAAGCTGAAGGCGAACCCGCAGATAAACCGCATCGCGACTGAGCTTGCGCGGCTGCCTTACGACGTCGTCGGCACGGCGTTCCTCTGCCGCGAGGAAGGGGAGCAGCTGCTGCCGCTCACGCCGGAGCAGCTTGCGGGTATGACTGAGCTGCTGAAGGCGTACCGCCCCTGCAAAGTCACCGTGCCGAAGCCGCCCCGTTCGCTCGCGACGCCGAGGTGGGACTTCCAATGCCGCCGCTGGCGCGTGCAGACCTGCAGGAACGGAAAGCACGTCAACGCGACCGGCCGCACGGCGCAGGAGGCGAAAGACAAGCTGGAGCGCAAGCTCGAATTGCTGGAGGCGGGAGTATGA